A region of Rhodospirillales bacterium RIFCSPLOWO2_02_FULL_58_16 DNA encodes the following proteins:
- a CDS encoding NADH-quinone oxidoreductase subunit K, whose amino-acid sequence MSVIGLSHYLSVAAILFVLGIFGIFLNRKNVVIILMSIELMLLAVNINLVAFSAEMHDLVGQVFAMFILTVAAAETAIGLAILMAFFRNRGTIAVEDINSMKG is encoded by the coding sequence ATGTCGGTAATCGGCCTGTCCCATTACCTGAGCGTCGCCGCCATCCTGTTTGTGCTGGGGATTTTCGGGATTTTTCTCAATCGCAAAAACGTAGTCATCATCCTGATGTCAATCGAGTTGATGCTGTTGGCGGTCAATATCAATCTGGTGGCCTTCTCCGCCGAGATGCACGACCTTGTCGGTCAGGTTTTCGCCATGTTCATTCTGACCGTCGCCGCCGCCGAGACCGCCATCGGGCTGGCTATTCTGATGGCCTTTTTCCGTAATCGCGGCACCATCGCCGTCGAAGACATCAACTCGATGAAGGGCTGA
- a CDS encoding NADH-quinone oxidoreductase subunit L yields the protein MYTAIVFLPLFGAMIAGAMAFSSPEDEKAMARIDKTAQWVACGAMMLSALLAINMFADVAFGGKAGVIHLLAWIDSGTLEVSWALRLDTLSAVMLLTVSITSTVIHVYSIGYMGHDSSVPRFMSYLSLFTFCMYMLVTSDNLVQLFFGWEGVGLMSYLLIGFWYDKPSANAAAIKAFVVNRVGDFGFALGIFATFVLFDSVNFDTIFAVAPGKAAAVMNVFGIEFHALTVICLLLFVGAMGKSAQLGLHTWLPDAMEGPTPVSALIHAATMVTAGVFMVARLSPLFEYSDTALAVVTVVGGSTAIFAATIGCVQNDIKRVIAYSTCSQLGYMFFAIGVSAYSAGVFHLMTHAYFKALLFLGSGSVIHAMSDEQDMRRMGGIWKSIPVTYAMMWIGSLALVGIPPFAGFYSKDIVLEAAYAAHTGVGAYAFWMGIAAATLTAFYSGRLLFMTFHGKPRADAETMSHIHESPKVMLIPLLVLSVGAMFAGKIGYDYFVGHNAADFWGASILILPVHDALEAAHHVPTWVKYLPLAVGGGGIFAAFVMYVVAPGIPGALAGTFSGVYKFLLNKWYFDELYDFLFVRPAFMLGRGFWKSGDGALIDGVGPDGVAAATLNLAKRASQFQSGYLYHYAFAMLAGVVVLITWYLFMAMG from the coding sequence GTGTACACAGCTATCGTCTTCCTGCCGCTTTTCGGAGCGATGATCGCCGGGGCCATGGCCTTTTCCTCGCCCGAGGACGAGAAGGCCATGGCGCGTATCGACAAGACGGCGCAGTGGGTCGCCTGCGGCGCCATGATGCTGTCCGCCCTGCTGGCGATAAATATGTTTGCGGACGTGGCCTTCGGCGGCAAAGCCGGCGTCATTCATTTGCTTGCCTGGATCGATTCCGGAACCCTGGAGGTTTCGTGGGCGCTCAGACTGGATACGCTGTCGGCGGTGATGCTGCTGACCGTTTCCATCACCTCGACGGTAATCCACGTTTATTCAATCGGTTACATGGGCCATGATTCGTCGGTTCCGCGCTTTATGTCGTATCTCAGCCTGTTCACTTTCTGCATGTATATGCTGGTGACTTCGGACAATCTGGTACAGCTTTTCTTCGGCTGGGAGGGCGTCGGCCTGATGTCCTACCTGCTGATCGGCTTCTGGTATGACAAGCCCTCGGCCAATGCCGCCGCCATCAAGGCTTTCGTCGTCAACCGGGTCGGCGATTTCGGCTTCGCATTGGGCATTTTCGCCACCTTCGTGTTGTTTGACTCGGTGAACTTCGACACCATTTTCGCCGTGGCTCCCGGCAAGGCCGCCGCCGTGATGAACGTCTTTGGAATCGAGTTCCACGCCCTGACCGTGATCTGTCTGCTGCTGTTCGTCGGCGCCATGGGCAAGTCGGCTCAATTAGGGCTGCACACATGGCTTCCCGACGCTATGGAAGGCCCGACGCCGGTTTCCGCCCTGATTCACGCCGCCACCATGGTCACCGCCGGCGTTTTCATGGTGGCGCGACTGTCGCCGCTGTTTGAGTACTCGGACACGGCGTTAGCGGTGGTCACCGTCGTCGGCGGCTCGACCGCCATCTTCGCCGCCACCATCGGCTGCGTGCAGAATGACATCAAGCGGGTAATCGCCTATTCCACCTGCTCGCAGTTGGGTTATATGTTTTTCGCCATCGGCGTTTCGGCCTATTCGGCGGGCGTATTCCATCTGATGACCCACGCCTATTTCAAGGCGCTGTTGTTCCTCGGCTCCGGGTCGGTAATTCACGCCATGTCGGACGAGCAGGATATGCGCCGGATGGGAGGCATCTGGAAGTCGATCCCCGTCACCTACGCCATGATGTGGATCGGCAGTCTGGCGCTGGTGGGCATCCCGCCGTTCGCCGGCTTCTATTCCAAGGATATCGTTCTTGAGGCGGCCTACGCCGCCCATACCGGCGTCGGCGCTTATGCCTTCTGGATGGGGATCGCCGCCGCTACCTTAACCGCGTTTTATTCGGGACGGCTGTTGTTCATGACCTTCCACGGCAAACCCAGGGCCGATGCCGAGACAATGTCTCATATTCACGAATCGCCCAAGGTGATGCTGATCCCGCTGCTGGTGCTTTCGGTGGGCGCCATGTTCGCCGGAAAGATCGGCTATGATTACTTCGTCGGCCACAACGCGGCCGATTTCTGGGGCGCTTCAATCCTGATCCTGCCCGTCCATGACGCTCTTGAGGCGGCTCACCATGTGCCGACATGGGTGAAATACCTGCCGCTGGCAGTCGGCGGCGGCGGCATTTTTGCGGCCTTCGTCATGTATGTGGTCGCGCCGGGCATTCCGGGGGCTTTGGCCGGAACTTTCAGCGGCGTGTACAAATTCCTGCTCAACAAGTGGTACTTTGACGAGCTTTACGACTTCCTGTTCGTGCGGCCGGCGTTCATGCTGGGCAGGGGCTTCTGGAAGTCGGGCGACGGCGCCCTGATCGACGGCGTCGGTCCCGACGGCGTTGCCGCCGCGACCTTGAATTTGGCCAAAAGGGCGTCGCAATTTCAGTCCGGCTACCTTTATCACTACGCCTTCGCCATGTTGGCCGGGGTCGTCGTGTTGATAACCTGGTATCTGTTCATGGCGATGGGGTGA
- a CDS encoding NADH-quinone oxidoreductase subunit M: MSDFPLLSVVAFLPLVGAAFILFIRGSDEIVARNCRNVALLTSMFTFLVSLAVWINFDNTTADFQFVEKLAWMPYYKISYYLGVDGISMLFVMLTTVLTPIAVGVSWQSVTSRVKEYMIAFLALETMMIGMFCALDIVLFYIFFEAVLIPMFLIIGVWGGPRRVYAAFKFFLYTLLGSVLMLLALLVMYYTAGTAEIPLLMQYKFPVHLQVWLWLAFFASFAVKVPMWPVHTWLPDAHVEAPTAGSVILAAVLLKFGGYGFLRFSLPMFPDATIEFAPLIFTLSIIAVIYTSLVALVQEDMKKLIAYSSVAHMGFVTAGTFSLTLHGIEGAIYTMLSHGVVSAALFMIVGVVYDRIHSRDIAAYGGLVHRMPIYAWTFMLFMLASVGLPGTGGFVGEFLVLLGVFEVNTVVAALASTGVVLGVAYMLYLYRRVVFGKLTKEDLMNIADMNGREILVFAPLVALVLWMGVYPTPFLDVMHVSVSNLVNHVNETRALTGFAEMIGH; this comes from the coding sequence ATGAGCGATTTTCCACTCCTCTCGGTGGTGGCCTTCCTGCCTTTGGTCGGGGCGGCCTTCATTTTGTTCATACGCGGCAGCGACGAGATCGTGGCGCGTAATTGCCGGAACGTGGCGTTGTTAACGTCTATGTTCACTTTCCTGGTGTCGCTGGCCGTCTGGATCAACTTCGACAACACGACGGCCGACTTCCAGTTCGTCGAGAAACTGGCGTGGATGCCCTACTACAAGATTTCCTATTACCTCGGCGTCGATGGTATTTCGATGCTGTTCGTCATGCTGACCACTGTGTTGACGCCGATAGCGGTGGGGGTCAGTTGGCAATCCGTCACCAGCCGCGTCAAGGAATACATGATCGCCTTCCTGGCCCTGGAAACGATGATGATCGGCATGTTTTGCGCTCTTGACATCGTTCTCTTCTACATTTTCTTCGAGGCGGTGCTGATTCCCATGTTTCTGATCATTGGCGTATGGGGCGGACCTCGTCGCGTCTATGCCGCCTTCAAGTTCTTTTTGTATACGCTACTCGGCTCGGTGCTGATGCTGCTGGCGTTGCTGGTTATGTATTATACGGCCGGCACCGCCGAGATTCCGCTGCTGATGCAGTACAAGTTCCCGGTTCACCTGCAGGTCTGGCTGTGGCTGGCTTTCTTCGCCTCCTTCGCCGTCAAGGTGCCGATGTGGCCGGTGCATACCTGGCTGCCCGACGCCCATGTCGAGGCGCCGACGGCCGGCTCGGTAATTCTGGCGGCGGTATTGTTGAAGTTCGGCGGCTATGGATTCCTGCGTTTTTCGCTGCCCATGTTCCCCGACGCTACGATTGAATTCGCGCCGCTGATCTTCACCCTCAGCATTATCGCCGTGATCTACACCTCGCTGGTGGCGCTGGTCCAGGAGGACATGAAAAAGCTGATCGCCTATTCCTCGGTGGCTCACATGGGGTTTGTCACGGCGGGAACCTTCTCCCTGACCCTGCACGGCATCGAGGGCGCCATCTACACCATGCTCAGTCACGGCGTCGTCTCCGCCGCCTTGTTCATGATCGTCGGCGTCGTCTATGACCGCATACATTCACGCGATATCGCCGCCTACGGCGGTCTGGTGCATCGCATGCCGATCTATGCGTGGACTTTCATGCTGTTCATGCTGGCGTCGGTCGGGCTTCCGGGGACCGGAGGCTTTGTCGGTGAATTCCTGGTGCTGCTGGGAGTCTTCGAGGTCAATACCGTGGTGGCGGCGCTGGCTTCCACCGGCGTCGTTCTGGGCGTCGCTTATATGCTGTACCTTTACCGACGGGTCGTTTTCGGCAAGCTGACCAAGGAAGACCTTATGAACATCGCCGACATGAACGGTCGTGAAATCCTGGTTTTCGCGCCGCTGGTAGCGCTGGTCCTGTGGATGGGCGTCTATCCGACGCCGTTCCTCGACGTTATGCATGTTTCGGTGAGCAATCTGGTCAATCATGTCAATGAGACGCGAGCGTTGACCGGCTTCGCCGAAATGATTGGACATTAG
- a CDS encoding NADH-quinone oxidoreductase subunit N yields the protein MALAAMALLMLGVSHKEDAVDAVAALKHTRLISYLAVITLFLALLLVTTVAGGGRMTSFNGMFIGDPFAAFFKVLVLIASALAIVISQSYLERQGSVRFEFAVLVLFATIGMMMMISANDLISLYVGLEMQSLSLYVLAAFQRDDGRSTEAGLKYFVLGALASGMLLYGSSLIYGFTGTTNFETLAGLLHSGHGTVSSGVVFGIVFILAGLAFKVSAVPFHMWTPDVYEGAPTPVTAFFSVGPKLAAMALFIRVMIGPFGDLVSEWQQIVVLVSMASMVLGAFAAVNQTNIKRLMAYSSIGHVGYALIGLAVGNEAGIRGILIYLAIYLFMNIGAFACILCMRRGDRMVENISDLAGLSKSHPMVALAFTIFMFSMAGIPPLAGFFGKFYIFLAAMEAELYALAVIGVLASVVSAFYYLRIVKIMYFDDLGETLEKSIGADISVVLLGAGLLIMFFILYPSPVLSAAAAATAALF from the coding sequence ATGGCCTTGGCGGCGATGGCGCTGCTGATGCTCGGCGTCTCCCACAAGGAGGACGCCGTTGACGCCGTCGCCGCCCTCAAACACACCCGCCTTATTTCGTATTTGGCGGTTATCACCTTGTTTTTGGCTTTGCTGCTGGTGACGACCGTGGCCGGCGGCGGACGCATGACTTCGTTCAACGGCATGTTTATCGGCGATCCCTTTGCCGCCTTCTTCAAGGTTTTGGTATTGATCGCCTCGGCGCTGGCTATCGTCATCTCCCAAAGTTATCTGGAGCGCCAAGGCTCCGTCCGCTTCGAGTTCGCCGTGCTGGTCCTGTTCGCCACCATCGGCATGATGATGATGATTTCGGCCAACGATCTTATCTCGCTTTATGTGGGGCTTGAGATGCAGAGTTTGTCGCTTTATGTGCTGGCGGCTTTCCAGCGCGATGACGGGCGCTCGACGGAGGCCGGGCTTAAATATTTTGTTCTCGGCGCGCTGGCCTCGGGAATGCTGCTGTACGGATCATCGCTGATCTACGGCTTCACCGGGACCACCAATTTCGAGACGCTGGCCGGGTTGTTGCACAGTGGGCATGGGACCGTGTCGTCGGGCGTCGTCTTCGGCATCGTGTTTATTCTCGCCGGCTTGGCCTTTAAGGTCTCGGCGGTTCCGTTCCATATGTGGACGCCCGACGTCTACGAGGGCGCGCCGACGCCGGTCACCGCCTTCTTTTCGGTGGGACCGAAACTGGCGGCGATGGCGTTGTTCATCCGGGTGATGATCGGCCCCTTCGGCGATCTGGTGAGCGAATGGCAACAGATCGTGGTGCTGGTTTCCATGGCGTCGATGGTCCTCGGAGCCTTTGCCGCCGTCAATCAGACCAATATCAAAAGGCTGATGGCGTACAGCTCCATCGGTCACGTCGGATACGCGCTGATCGGTCTGGCGGTCGGCAACGAAGCGGGAATTCGCGGAATTCTGATCTATCTGGCTATCTATCTGTTCATGAATATCGGCGCCTTTGCCTGTATTTTGTGCATGCGCCGGGGTGATCGCATGGTCGAGAACATCTCAGACCTCGCCGGACTGTCCAAGAGCCACCCGATGGTGGCGCTGGCCTTCACCATTTTCATGTTCTCAATGGCGGGAATTCCGCCGTTGGCCGGGTTCTTCGGCAAATTCTATATCTTCCTGGCGGCGATGGAGGCGGAGCTTTACGCGCTGGCCGTCATCGGCGTGCTGGCCAGCGTGGTCTCCGCCTTCTATTACCTGAGGATCGTCAAGATCATGTACTTTGACGATCTCGGCGAGACCCTTGAAAAATCCATCGGCGCGGATATCTCCGTGGTATTGCTGGGGGCCGGTCTGCTGATTATGTTCTTTATCCTTTACCCTTCTCCCGTTCTTTCCGCCGCCGCCGCCGCCACCGCCGCGCTGTTTTGA
- a CDS encoding biotin--[acetyl-CoA-carboxylase] ligase has product MAGLPDFFRLTALDRVDGTNAEAKRMAESGAAEGAVVMAMEQSAGRGRQGRSWQSPPGNLYCSILLRPDYPASMAMQLTFVAAVSLAEAVAAALPQGTVVTCKWPNDILVEGRKVAGILLETSSVGITGMLEWLVVGVGVNIARHPADVEFPATSLCAEGAADIAPAALLAGFCRCFLSSMTTWRSLGFAAVRAAWLKRAYGLGEAIEVRLAGETLRGSFQTIDKNGALVLRRNGQERRITAGDVFMSGETDAAGY; this is encoded by the coding sequence ATGGCCGGCCTTCCCGATTTCTTCCGTTTGACGGCGTTGGACCGCGTTGACGGAACCAACGCCGAGGCCAAGCGCATGGCGGAGTCCGGCGCCGCCGAAGGCGCGGTCGTAATGGCCATGGAGCAAAGCGCCGGGCGCGGCAGACAGGGCCGGTCATGGCAGTCTCCGCCCGGCAATCTTTATTGTTCCATACTGCTGCGTCCCGACTATCCGGCATCCATGGCCATGCAGTTGACCTTCGTCGCCGCCGTCAGTCTGGCCGAGGCGGTGGCGGCGGCGTTGCCCCAGGGGACGGTGGTGACCTGCAAGTGGCCCAACGACATTCTGGTAGAGGGCCGCAAGGTCGCCGGCATCCTGCTGGAAACGTCGTCCGTCGGCATTACCGGCATGCTTGAGTGGCTGGTGGTGGGAGTCGGCGTTAATATCGCCCGGCATCCGGCGGATGTTGAGTTCCCGGCGACCTCGTTGTGCGCCGAAGGAGCTGCGGACATCGCCCCGGCGGCGCTTCTCGCCGGTTTCTGCCGTTGTTTTCTGTCGTCCATGACGACATGGCGGAGCCTTGGATTCGCCGCCGTCCGCGCCGCCTGGCTCAAGCGCGCTTATGGGCTGGGGGAAGCGATAGAGGTGCGGCTGGCGGGCGAAACCTTGCGCGGATCATTCCAAACTATCGACAAGAACGGAGCGCTGGTGTTGCGCCGGAACGGCCAAGAGCGCAGGATTACTGCCGGAGATGTGTTTATGAGCGGAGAAACCGATGCTGCTGGCTATTGA
- a CDS encoding pantothenate kinase — translation MLLAIDSGNTNIVFAVFGDEGALLGEWRSSSAADRTADEHGVWLKQLFEMKGIDAAGIDAAIIATVVPATLFDLKTLCRRYFDCEPMVVGEADVKLGLKILMNHPEEVGADRLLNAIAAHKRYHGPLIVVDFGTATTFDVVDGDGNYCGGAISPGINLSLEALHLAAAKLPRVAIERPDKVIGKGTISAMQSGIFWGYVGMIEGLTARISEEFGADMTVIATGGLATLFAPSVKCIGHVDPHLTLDGLFAVHRLNTK, via the coding sequence ATGCTGCTGGCTATTGATTCCGGCAACACCAATATCGTCTTTGCCGTTTTCGGCGACGAAGGGGCGCTCCTTGGCGAGTGGCGTTCTTCGTCCGCCGCTGATCGCACCGCCGACGAACATGGGGTGTGGCTCAAGCAGTTGTTCGAGATGAAGGGGATCGACGCTGCGGGCATCGACGCGGCCATTATCGCCACCGTGGTGCCGGCCACGCTTTTTGACCTCAAGACCTTGTGCCGCAGGTATTTCGATTGTGAACCCATGGTGGTCGGCGAAGCCGACGTCAAACTGGGGCTGAAAATCCTCATGAACCATCCGGAGGAGGTGGGCGCCGACCGCCTGCTCAACGCCATCGCCGCCCACAAGCGTTACCACGGCCCGCTGATCGTTGTCGATTTCGGCACCGCCACCACCTTCGACGTGGTTGACGGCGACGGCAACTACTGCGGCGGCGCCATCTCGCCGGGCATCAACTTGTCGCTGGAGGCCCTGCATCTGGCCGCCGCCAAGCTTCCGCGCGTCGCCATCGAGCGTCCCGACAAGGTAATCGGCAAGGGCACCATCAGCGCCATGCAGTCCGGCATCTTCTGGGGCTATGTCGGCATGATCGAGGGACTGACGGCGCGCATCAGCGAGGAATTCGGCGCCGACATGACCGTCATCGCCACCGGCGGGCTGGCGACGCTATTCGCCCCGTCCGTAAAGTGCATCGGGCATGTTGACCCGCACCTTACCCTGGATGGCCTTTTCGCCGTTCACCGGCTTAATACAAAATGA
- a CDS encoding DNA-3-methyladenine glycosylase — MSWYCAYAAARPHHHAYHDNEYGLPLNDERALFELLSIEIFQAGLSWDLILKKRASTVAAFDGFDVDAVAAYGEHDVVRLLADPGIIRNRLKVESIINNANTVIALRESDGGFAAWIAARHPQNRAGWTKSFKRTFKFMGPEIVNEFLMCIGYLPGAHHRQCEAYNRIAKIGPPWMKADPKVYEDGEE; from the coding sequence ATGTCGTGGTATTGCGCCTACGCCGCCGCCCGCCCCCACCACCACGCCTACCACGACAACGAATACGGTTTGCCGCTGAATGACGAGCGGGCGCTGTTTGAGCTTCTGTCGATAGAGATATTCCAGGCCGGGCTGTCGTGGGACCTGATCCTCAAAAAACGGGCTTCCACCGTCGCCGCCTTTGACGGCTTTGACGTGGATGCCGTGGCCGCCTACGGGGAACATGACGTAGTCCGGCTGCTGGCCGACCCCGGCATTATCCGCAATCGCCTGAAGGTGGAATCGATCATCAATAACGCCAATACGGTAATCGCCCTGCGCGAATCCGACGGCGGGTTCGCCGCCTGGATCGCCGCCCGTCACCCGCAAAACCGCGCCGGATGGACCAAGTCGTTCAAGCGGACTTTCAAGTTCATGGGGCCGGAGATCGTCAACGAGTTCCTGATGTGCATAGGCTATCTTCCCGGCGCTCACCACCGGCAATGCGAGGCCTATAACCGCATCGCAAAAATCGGCCCGCCGTGGATGAAAGCGGACCCCAAGGTGTACGAAGACGGGGAAGAGTAG
- a CDS encoding AAA family ATPase, producing MDPIKNPFSPGAGSPPPELVGRDPVLEQARILLGRVKQKKSEKSMLLTGLRGVGKTVLLNEIKRMADSAGYRTISIEAHEGKALAPLIAPHLRSLLYDLDRIAGTGNKVKRGLAVLRSFIGALKLTMGDVSIGLDIDPERGSADSGDLEIDLPNLFIAIGEAAEDRKSAVAIFIDEIQYFSKNELSALIMAMHKIQQLQLPLVLLGAGLPILPGLAGESKSYAEHLFSFPNIGALSQDDSAKALQEPAQKVGVTFENAVLDEVFNLTKGYPYFLQEWGYIAWNLATASPITLQVVRDAKNTVIARLDENFFRVRYDRLTPSEKNFLRATAELGPRAHRTGDIAEILVVKITSLGPVRAKLINKGMIYSPAHGDLDFTVPLFDDFMIRTIPTFKRQSAA from the coding sequence ATGGATCCTATCAAAAATCCTTTTTCTCCCGGTGCCGGTTCGCCGCCCCCTGAGTTGGTGGGGCGAGACCCCGTTCTTGAACAGGCGCGAATTTTGTTGGGCAGAGTAAAGCAGAAAAAATCCGAAAAAAGCATGCTGTTGACCGGTTTGCGGGGGGTGGGCAAGACGGTGCTGTTAAACGAAATCAAACGCATGGCGGACAGCGCCGGATACCGCACCATTTCTATCGAAGCGCACGAAGGCAAAGCATTGGCCCCGCTGATTGCTCCGCACTTGCGGAGCCTTCTCTATGATCTGGACCGGATTGCCGGAACCGGAAACAAGGTCAAGCGCGGTCTGGCTGTACTTCGCAGCTTTATCGGCGCTCTCAAGCTTACGATGGGCGATGTCAGCATCGGATTGGACATTGACCCGGAAAGGGGGTCGGCTGACAGCGGCGATTTGGAAATTGACCTGCCCAATCTCTTCATCGCAATCGGCGAAGCGGCGGAGGATCGCAAGAGCGCAGTGGCTATCTTTATTGATGAGATTCAATACTTCAGCAAGAATGAATTGAGCGCATTGATCATGGCGATGCACAAGATTCAACAGCTTCAACTGCCCCTGGTATTGCTGGGCGCAGGGCTACCTATCCTTCCCGGTCTGGCGGGCGAATCAAAATCGTATGCCGAGCATCTCTTCAGCTTCCCGAATATTGGCGCACTCTCGCAAGACGATAGTGCGAAAGCGTTGCAGGAGCCTGCACAAAAAGTTGGGGTTACTTTTGAGAATGCAGTGTTGGATGAGGTTTTTAATCTGACGAAGGGGTATCCGTATTTTCTTCAGGAATGGGGCTACATAGCTTGGAACTTAGCAACAGCGAGTCCGATTACCTTGCAGGTTGTTCGTGATGCAAAAAATACAGTTATTGCACGTCTCGACGAGAACTTTTTTCGGGTGCGTTATGATCGACTAACGCCAAGTGAAAAGAATTTTCTACGAGCAACAGCAGAGCTTGGGCCGAGGGCGCATCGCACCGGTGATATCGCTGAGATTCTGGTGGTTAAGATTACCAGTCTCGGCCCCGTTCGCGCCAAGTTGATCAACAAAGGGATGATCTATAGCCCTGCGCACGGTGACTTGGATTTCACGGTCCCTCTCTTTGATGATTTCATGATCCGCACGATACCCACATTCAAACGGCAGTCAGCAGCTTGA
- a CDS encoding ribose 5-phosphate isomerase B, whose protein sequence is MTSHIIAIAGDHGGFQLKADLKVFIGEMGHEVIDLGCDGPESVDYPDFSYALAAAIREGRAGRGVLICGSGIGVSIAANRYPEIRAALIHDALGARLCRLHNDANVICFGGRMIGVDLARDCLKIFLETGFEGGRHARRVEKLSHPQ, encoded by the coding sequence ATGACTTCTCATATCATTGCCATCGCCGGCGACCACGGCGGCTTCCAATTAAAAGCCGATCTGAAAGTCTTTATCGGCGAGATGGGCCACGAGGTTATCGACCTCGGCTGCGACGGCCCCGAGTCGGTCGATTACCCTGATTTCAGCTATGCCCTAGCTGCCGCCATCAGGGAGGGCCGGGCCGGGCGCGGCGTTCTGATCTGCGGAAGCGGCATCGGCGTCAGCATCGCCGCCAACCGTTATCCTGAAATCCGGGCGGCGCTGATTCATGACGCTCTGGGCGCCCGCCTGTGCCGCCTCCATAACGACGCCAACGTCATCTGCTTCGGCGGACGGATGATCGGCGTCGATTTGGCGCGTGATTGCCTAAAGATTTTCCTTGAAACCGGGTTTGAAGGCGGACGTCACGCCCGCCGCGTCGAAAAACTTTCCCATCCTCAGTGA
- the glyA gene encoding serine hydroxymethyltransferase (catalyzes the reaction of glycine with 5,10-methylenetetrahydrofolate to form L-serine and tetrahydrofolate), translated as MSVNSTEYNSRFFGESLAERDHDIYRAIRDELSRQQNQIELIASENIVSRAVLEAMGSVMTNKYAEGYPGRRYYGGCEYVDVAEALAIERARKLFNCEFANVQPHSGAQANGAVYQALLKPGATLMGMSLAAGGHLTHGAAPAQSGKWFNAVQYGVRREDARIDFDEVERLAMENKPELIVAGGSAYPRIIDFERFRAIADKVGAYLMVDMAHFAGLVAAGVHPSPLPHAHIVTTTTHKTLRGPRGGMILSNDPELGKKINSAVFPGLQGGPLMHIIAAKAVAFGEALQPEFKTYAANVVDNAKVLAATLVERGLDIVSGGTDTHLMLVDLRPMKLTGRDAEVSLERAHMTCNKNGIPFDPEKPMVTSGVRLGTPVGTTRGFGPKEFRRVGELIGDVLAGLCRNHDDNGAAEGKARAEVAELCNRFPVYSGL; from the coding sequence ATGTCCGTAAACTCTACCGAATACAACAGCCGCTTCTTCGGCGAATCCCTGGCGGAAAGGGACCATGACATCTACCGCGCCATCCGTGACGAACTTTCGCGCCAGCAAAATCAAATCGAGTTGATCGCCTCCGAAAACATCGTTTCCCGCGCCGTGCTTGAAGCCATGGGGTCGGTGATGACTAACAAGTACGCCGAAGGTTATCCCGGCCGCCGCTATTACGGAGGCTGCGAGTATGTCGATGTGGCCGAGGCGCTGGCTATTGAGCGGGCCAGGAAACTTTTTAACTGCGAGTTCGCCAACGTCCAGCCTCATTCCGGCGCCCAGGCCAACGGCGCGGTTTATCAGGCGCTGCTGAAACCCGGCGCGACTTTAATGGGCATGTCGCTGGCGGCGGGCGGGCATCTTACCCATGGCGCCGCCCCGGCCCAGTCGGGGAAATGGTTCAACGCCGTGCAATACGGCGTTCGGCGCGAAGACGCCCGCATTGATTTTGATGAAGTCGAACGGCTCGCCATGGAAAACAAGCCGGAGTTGATCGTCGCCGGCGGTTCGGCCTATCCGCGAATCATTGATTTTGAGCGTTTCCGCGCCATCGCCGACAAGGTAGGGGCCTATCTGATGGTCGATATGGCCCACTTCGCCGGACTGGTCGCCGCCGGTGTCCATCCCAGCCCGCTGCCCCACGCCCATATAGTGACCACCACCACTCACAAGACCCTGCGCGGCCCTCGCGGCGGCATGATCCTGTCCAATGATCCCGAGTTAGGAAAAAAGATCAATTCCGCCGTCTTTCCCGGACTCCAGGGAGGGCCGCTGATGCACATCATCGCCGCCAAGGCGGTGGCCTTCGGCGAGGCCCTGCAACCGGAGTTCAAGACCTATGCCGCCAATGTCGTCGACAACGCCAAGGTTCTCGCCGCGACTCTTGTCGAGCGCGGTCTCGATATCGTTTCCGGCGGCACCGACACCCACTTGATGTTGGTCGATCTCAGGCCGATGAAGCTGACCGGAAGGGACGCCGAAGTCAGTCTGGAGCGCGCCCATATGACCTGTAACAAAAACGGCATTCCCTTTGACCCCGAAAAACCGATGGTGACCTCCGGGGTGCGGCTGGGAACGCCGGTGGGGACCACGCGGGGCTTCGGGCCGAAGGAATTTCGTCGGGTCGGCGAACTGATCGGCGATGTGCTGGCCGGTCTTTGCCGTAATCACGATGACAACGGCGCCGCCGAGGGCAAGGCGCGCGCCGAGGTTGCCGAATTATGCAACAGATTTCCGGTTTATTCAGGTTTATAA